Proteins encoded by one window of Pecten maximus chromosome 15, xPecMax1.1, whole genome shotgun sequence:
- the LOC117344300 gene encoding polypeptide N-acetylgalactosaminyltransferase 1-like, whose amino-acid sequence MAADKPEVPEINNNKVPEGPQKPEVKEQQYDQEKEQKQEPKIKEQILIKQSGEDQKNEQELIEQQQQEQLQENAIKMAEEVNPMDMVLKQIQNVIKDVNVGNPVNLGKKNKKPTFVNPLGLDFDSIEPRAAPGAPGEMGYSYVIEKKNLPPAEKDKYEEMFEDHQFSKYVSDMISVRRRLPDKRLQSCKDVVYDKPLPSTSIIICFHNEAWSVLLRTVWSIMDRSPLNLIKDIILVDDFSSSDELQKPLEDYMAKLKIVKIVRTKKREGLIRARLLGYSVATGDVLTFLDSHCECFHGWLEPLLTRIAENQTRAVTPVINSIGLHAFGVDQNQARDIGILHLENLSFHWDRIPEREKKRRTSPTDPYRSPTMAGGIFAISKAYFEHIGLYDAGMEIWGAENVEMSIRLWTCGGSIELHPCSHVAHVFRYKSPYSWGRDPQVILKKNTLRVAEVWLDEHRFHFYEEMQYRLGNFGDVSERKALRQRLQCKPFSWYIQNVYPEAKIPEAVLYSGEIRNVAYDRCMDTMGVTPTFPRAQQCHGLGGNQYFRYYQNGNVKMNKNCLVVRETGNLVTWNTCFETPLQLWDYTEDAHLVLRGKNLCLDLTEGKQKIQLNPCSSSRTQKWTWTRNLKDLISGKMSYAGTGVGNKFIQL is encoded by the exons ATGGCGGCTGATAAACCGGAAGTTCCAGAAATCAACAATAACAAAGTTCCTGAGGGTCCACAGAAACCAGAAGTAAAGGAACAACAATATGATCAGGAGAAAGAACAGAAACAGGAACCTAAAATCAAAGAACAAATACTGATTAAACAGTCAGGGGAAGACCAGAAAAATGAGCAAGAACTTATAGAACAGCAACAGCAGGAACAGCTACAGGAAAATGCAATCAAGATGGCGGAGGAGGTAAATCCGATGGATATGGTTTTAAAACAGATCCAGAACGTTATCAAGGACGTCAATGTGGGGAACCCAGTAAATCTAGGGAAGAAGAATAAAAAACCGACGTTTGTCAACCCCCTGGGCTTAGATTTTGACTCTATAGAACCACGAGCAGCACCAGGCGCCCCAG GTGAAATGGGATACTCCTATGTAATCGAAAAAAAGAATTTACCTCCAGCTGAGAAAGATAAATATGAAGAGATGTTCGAGGACCATCAGTTTAGTAAATACGTAAGCGACATGATATCCGTGAGGCGGCGGCTTCCGGATAAAAGATTACAAAG TTGCAAAGATGTGGTTTATGACAAACCACTGCCAAGTACAAGCATTATCATCTGTTTCCATAACGAGGCGTGGTCCGTTCTTTTACGGACAGTTTGGAGTATCATGGACCGATCTCCGTTAAATCTGATCAAGGACATTATTCTTGTCGACGACTTTTCATCTTCTG aTGAATTACAAAAACCACTGGAGGATTATATGGCCAAATTAAAAATCGTCAAAATCGTGCGAACAAAAAAGAGAGAGGGTCTGATTCGGGCCCGCTTATTAGGCTACTCGGTAGCGACAGGAGATGTTCTCACATTTTTAGACTCACATTGTGAATGCTTTCACG GTTGGCTCGAACCTCTATTAACGAGAATAGCAGAGAATCAGACTCGAGCAGTTACTCCTGTTATAAACTCCATTGGACTCCATGCGTTCGGGGTGGACCAAAATCAGGCTCGCGACATTGGGATTCTCCATCTTGAAAATCTTTCATTCCACTGGGACAGAATTCCTGAGCGGGAAAAAAAGCGGCGGACTTCCCCCACCGACCCATACAG ATCCCCTACAATGGCTGGCGGTATATTTGCTATTTCTAAGGCATATTTCGAGCACATAGGGTTATATGATGCTGGTATGGAGATTTGGGGTGCTGAGAATGTGGAGATGTCTATTCGG CTATGGACTTGTGGCGGCTCTATAGAGCTACATCCTTGCTCGCACGTGGCGCACGTGTTCAGGTATAAGAGCCCGTACAGTTGGGGTAGAGACCCTCAGGTGATCCTAAAGAAGAATACTTTACGGGTGGCGGAGGTGTGGCTGGACGAACATAGGTTCCATTTTTATGAGGAGATGCAGTACAGACTG GGTAACTTCGGCGACGTGTCAGAACGGAAGGCTTTAAGGCAAAGACTGCAATGTAAACCTTTCTCCTGGTATATTCAAAATGTCTACCCAGAGGCGAAAATTCCGGAAGCTGTTCTTTATTCTGGGGAG ATCCGTAATGTAGCTTATGACCGGTGTATGGATACTATGGGTGTGACGCCTACATTTCCCAGGGCACAACAGTGTCACGGACTTGGTGGAAACCAG TACTTTCGGTATTACCAAAATGGCAatgtaaaaatgaataaaaattgCCTGGTTGTGAGAGAGACGGGGAATCTGGTCACGTGGAACACCTGTTTTGAAACACCTTTACAATTGTGGGACTATACAGAA GATGCCCATCTAGTATTAAGAGGAAAAAATCTCTGTCTTGATTTGACGGAAGGAAAGCAGAAAATACAGTTAAACCCTTGTTCATCTTCAAGAACTCAGAAGTGGACATGGACTAGAAATCTGAAAGATCTCATTTCCGGGAAAATGTCATATGCAGGAACTGGTGTCGGAAACAAATTCatacaattataa
- the LOC117344405 gene encoding melanocortin receptor 5-like, with protein MNITAQQLFSFLNSTDLSLLRQFSRVINATSLTNLQPQNLHERAEVILSQPETILILVLSFLALLVNTLSICATANIPRGFTTHSKLIISLALSDILITLSVFVHVLNKVFNSAQLPPLMKPNERLTSSCMFALINGLNTMAHLISLLNLLAMAIDHYVAVLQPLYYNTILSRIKCNIIIAFLWSLAFIGGFCNFLTGLGSSKDRARYLNYCEVIMYNDFHGEYLIMITTFICLVSIVFIYLRIYCEVKAIHNRLTPLQKDSFHNKKSQITTLLIIGTFIICWLPTCIFQIVMVIQIQVNRQMVQKLFVTLLRANKYLYALLLLNCVCDPIIYAVRLRDVQMGYYRLLSRCFKCYATKIKEEWQNTYLDGRSMKIKSSIVEMEGEDTDEVCEPISDSFEQDRDIEMRTTPSASGTRLLINSEFQAENRL; from the coding sequence ATGAATATAACTGCCCAacagttgttttcttttttgaattCCACCGATCTAAGCTTACTCAGACAATTCTCTCGTGTTATCAATGCGACGTCTTTGACGAATCTCCAGCCTCAAAACTTACACGAGCGAGCTGAGGTGATCCTGTCACAGCCCGAGACAATTCTAATATTGGTACTGAGTTTTTTAGCTCTGTTGGTGAACACATTATCCATATGTGCAACAGCGAATATTCCACGTGGATTTACAACACATTCAAAGCTCATCATCAGTCTAGCCTTGTCTGACATTCTTATTACATTAAGCGTCTTTGTTCACGTACTGAACAAAGTATTTAACTCTGCacaattacctcccctgatgaAGCCCAATGAAAGGCTAACATCCTCATGTATGTTTGCCTTGATCAACGGACTAAACACAATGGCTCATCTGATTTCCCTCCTAAACCTTCTTGCCATGGCTATAGACCATTATGTTGCAGTGTTACAACCACTATACTACAACACCATTCTGAGCCGAATCAAGTGTAACATCATCATCGCCTTCTTGTGGAGTCTTGCCTTTATTGGCGGGTTCTGTAACTTTCTAACAGGCCTTGGTTCATCCAAAGATCGTGCACGTTATCTGAACTATTGTGAGGTGATCATGTACAACGATTTTCACGGAGAATACCTCATAATGATAACCACCTTCATCTGTCTTGTATCAATCGTTTTCATCTACCTTCGAATCTACTGTGAAGTAAAGGCTATCCATAACAGATTAACACCATTACAAAAAGACAGCTTCCACAACAAGAAGTCACAGATAACAACGCTACTCATCATTGGCACATTTATTATCTGTTGGCTTCCTACTTGCATTTTTCAAATTGTCATGGTGATTCAAATACAAGTGAATCGGCAGATGGTACAAAAGTTATTTGTAACATTACTGCGCGCAAACAAGTACCTCTACGCGTTATTATTGTTGAATTGTGTGTGTGACCCGATAATTTATGCGGTGCGTCTGCGGGATGTACAAATGGGCTACTATCGACTTTTATCTCGCTGTTTTAAGTGTTACGCGACTAAGATCAAAGAGGAGTGGCAGAACACTTACCTGGACGGTCGGagcatgaaaataaaatcttcCATTGTGGAAATGGAAGGTGAGGACACTGATGAGGTTTGTGAGCCTATCTCAGACAGTTTTGAGCAGGACCGTGATATAGAAATGAGGACAACTCCATCAGCATCTGGAACAAGGTTACTAATCAATAGTGAATTCCAGGCAGAAAACAGACTTTAG